One segment of Thermoanaerobacter kivui DNA contains the following:
- the cas2 gene encoding CRISPR-associated endonuclease Cas2, whose product MYVILVYDVNVNRVNKVLKTARRYLTWVQNSVLEGELTEATYRALKNDLTRIIDPEEDSVLFYILGNTKYTKRELLGIKKGGEEWIY is encoded by the coding sequence ATGTATGTGATTTTGGTATATGATGTAAATGTAAATAGAGTAAATAAAGTTCTAAAAACCGCCCGGCGTTATCTCACTTGGGTGCAGAATTCTGTATTGGAAGGAGAACTCACAGAAGCTACCTATCGAGCTTTAAAAAATGACCTTACACGCATTATTGACCCTGAAGAAGATTCTGTTCTATTTTATATTTTAGGCAATACTAAATATACTAAAAGAGAGCTTTTAGGGATAAAAAAGGGAGGAGAAGAATGGATATATTGA
- the cas1b gene encoding type I-B CRISPR-associated endonuclease Cas1b — protein sequence MQKTLYLFANGRLYRKDNTICVEGEKERKYFPVESIRDIYVFGEVDLNKKFIEFAEDKEIILHFFGYYGNYVGTFYPREHYNSGYIILRQAEHYLDSTKRLDLAKRFVQGAVANIVQVLKYYQNRGKDLESYLYAISLLEESVSSVSSVEELMALEGNIRRYYYESFNTILDDTPFILKNRSKRPPTDPLNALISFGNSLVYTKILTEIYKTHLDPRIGYFHTTNFRRFTLNLDVAEIFKPIYADRVLFTLLNKNVIKEDDFENQGGVFLLKERGRRLYVQEFEDKLRTTFYHRRLKRNVSYQTLIRLELYKIEKHLIGEELYEPFVSRW from the coding sequence TTGCAGAAAACACTTTATCTTTTTGCCAATGGCAGATTGTATAGAAAAGATAATACCATTTGCGTGGAGGGAGAAAAGGAGAGAAAATATTTTCCCGTAGAAAGTATAAGGGATATATATGTTTTTGGAGAAGTTGATTTGAATAAAAAGTTTATAGAATTCGCCGAAGATAAAGAAATAATCTTGCATTTTTTTGGTTACTATGGTAACTATGTAGGAACTTTTTACCCTAGGGAACATTATAATTCAGGCTATATAATTTTAAGACAAGCAGAACATTACTTAGACTCTACTAAACGTTTAGACTTAGCAAAAAGATTTGTTCAAGGTGCAGTAGCCAATATTGTACAGGTATTAAAGTATTATCAGAATCGCGGTAAAGATTTAGAAAGCTATTTGTATGCAATTTCCTTATTAGAAGAGAGTGTATCTTCGGTTTCTTCAGTGGAAGAATTAATGGCTTTAGAAGGAAATATTCGTCGTTATTATTATGAAAGTTTTAACACGATACTCGATGATACTCCTTTTATTTTGAAAAATAGAAGTAAACGCCCGCCTACTGATCCACTGAATGCTCTTATTAGTTTTGGCAATTCATTAGTTTATACTAAGATTTTGACTGAAATTTATAAGACACATTTAGATCCAAGGATTGGTTATTTCCACACTACTAATTTCAGGCGTTTTACACTGAATTTAGATGTAGCAGAAATTTTTAAACCTATTTATGCTGATAGAGTGCTTTTTACACTTTTGAATAAGAACGTTATAAAAGAAGATGATTTCGAAAACCAGGGAGGAGTGTTTTTACTAAAAGAAAGAGGGAGGCGTCTTTATGTGCAAGAATTTGAAGATAAACTACGAACCACGTTTTATCATCGCCGTCTTAAACGCAATGTAAGTTATCAGACTTTGATTCGATTGGAACTATATAAGATAGAAAAACATCTTATTGGGGAAGAATTATATGAACCTTTTGTGAGTAGATGGTGA
- the cas4 gene encoding CRISPR-associated protein Cas4: MDLLSTLFSLEEELSKVIGSYVQAFFICPRQVWLMSRQVCPDEDNIFLQIGRLIQKQAYSRERKEVHIEHLALDMIKRGEKTLVIAEVKKTSKAIEAARMQLAFYLYELKNMGIEAEGELLFPEERKKEILILTPEWEGKVEKVKQEILELINQPLPPSPHRGRYCSKCAYAEFCWA; this comes from the coding sequence GTGGATCTATTGAGTACTTTATTTTCTTTGGAAGAAGAACTATCTAAGGTTATAGGTAGTTATGTACAGGCCTTTTTTATATGTCCACGTCAGGTATGGCTTATGTCTCGACAGGTATGTCCAGACGAAGATAATATATTTTTACAGATAGGTAGATTAATTCAAAAACAAGCCTATAGTAGGGAAAGAAAAGAAGTGCACATAGAACATTTGGCTTTAGATATGATTAAAAGGGGCGAAAAAACTTTAGTGATAGCTGAAGTTAAGAAAACTTCTAAAGCTATAGAGGCTGCACGAATGCAGTTAGCTTTTTATCTTTATGAATTAAAAAATATGGGGATAGAGGCTGAAGGAGAACTTTTATTTCCAGAGGAGAGAAAAAAAGAGATTTTGATTTTAACCCCAGAATGGGAAGGAAAAGTAGAAAAGGTAAAGCAGGAAATTTTAGAATTGATAAACCAACCACTTCCTCCATCTCCTCACAGAGGACGTTATTGTTCCAAATGTGCCTATGCCGAATTTTGCTGGGCATAG